The following is a genomic window from Candidatus Aminicenantes bacterium.
CGGCGATGGATAGCGCACGATGCGGATGGCCTTGCCGCTGTTGACCAGCTCGGCGGCCAGGATGTCGCCGTAGCCGGCCAGCCTGTTGTTGAGGTATTTCTTGTCCAGCACGGCCGTCAGGGAATCGCCGGGCTGGATATCGCGGTTGAAATCGACGTCGTATTCGAACATCTGCGCCAGGGGCTCGAACAATTCCAGTTTCTCGCCGCTGGCCGCGGTCGATTCGTAGAGGGAATTATCGATCGTGATGCGGGCCACCTCGCGCCGGATCTCATAGGGAACGGCCATGACGCGGCCGCTGAACTTGCCCTGGCCATCATGTTCGGCTTCGAGAAAGGTGTCGCGGTCGATCGGGTAAATGAAATTGCGCAGTTTTCCGCCTTCGAAAAACAGGGTCAGCGTCCGGCCGCTGCGGATGCTGGCCAGGTCGTAGGCTGGCCGGATGTCGGCGATGAGCCGGGCCGCTTCCGGCGCCGTTAACCCGGCCCGTTCGAGGACGGCCGCGAAAAAGTCCCCGGAACCGATGCGCAGGTTCATTTCCCTGGCCTCGGCCAGTTTCAGGTCCCGATAAACGGGGGCAATGGCGACGGGTTCGGGGCGGGGGGAAAAAAGCCAAGCGAGAACGACTCCCAGCCCGATGACCAGGAGGAGCCATATTATTCTGCGTATTCTTTGGCGCGTCAGGAGACTCGGGCGCGAAATCATGCCGCCATTGTACCCCAATCGGCCGATGAAGGCAACCGCGAGAGGGACGACCCGCGGTTACGACATCGCGCCGACCGTCTTCTGGCTGGTGCGCGTCTTCGACCTCGGCTTCACCATCCCGCTCGGCTTCTTCAGCGTCTACCTGCTCTGGACACGGCCGAGCACGTTCTTCCCCATCCAGTTCATGTTCTACGGCTTCTTCACCACCATGATCGTCGCCGTCAACGCCATGGGCATCATCATGTGGCTGAAAAAGGACCCCACCTTTCTCTGGCGCGACCTGATCGTCTTCCTG
Proteins encoded in this region:
- a CDS encoding peptidoglycan DD-metalloendopeptidase family protein, with amino-acid sequence MISRPSLLTRQRIRRIIWLLLVIGLGVVLAWLFSPRPEPVAIAPVYRDLKLAEAREMNLRIGSGDFFAAVLERAGLTAPEAARLIADIRPAYDLASIRSGRTLTLFFEGGKLRNFIYPIDRDTFLEAEHDGQGKFSGRVMAVPYEIRREVARITIDNSLYESTAASGEKLELFEPLAQMFEYDVDFNRDIQPGDSLTAVLDKKYLNNRLAGYGDILAAELVNSGKAIRIVRYPSPAGHLGYYHPDGRSTKRQFLRCPLPFIRVTSRFGMRLHPVLGFSARHSGTDFAAPYGTPVRATASGVVIARGRDDGRGNYVAIRHANGYASYYYHLQRFAAGLSAGQRLEQGRVIGFVGNSGLSTGPHLHYGLRKNGAFLNPLRLQSPSVAPLPESAMEDFRKYCAEVCRSLQPMPEPAASGAIAVKPGHLPAAAAAGMDRAVGRDGGREG